One Mangrovimonas cancribranchiae DNA segment encodes these proteins:
- the glmM gene encoding phosphoglucosamine mutase, translated as MTLIKSISGIRGTIGGKVGDNLTPIDAVTFAAAYGTWVKQQRKKEDYRVVVGRDARLSGHMVQSLVMQTLVGMGIHVIDLDLSTTPTVEMAVPMEHADGGIILTASHNPKQWNALKLLNAKGEFLNAEEGKKILEIANSNDIAFAEVNDLGVITKNQAYFDLHIEEILKLDLVDVAAIKKANLKVVIDAVNSTGGIAIPLLLDALNVDYVKLYCEPTGHFPHNPEPLKEHLTDLSEAVVKEHADFGIVVDPDVDRLAFMDENGEMFGEEYTLVACADYVLSKTPGNTVSNMSSTRALRDITETHGGTYEASAVGEVNVVTMMKKNNAIIGGEGNGGIILPELHYGRDALVGIALFLSLLAEKKIAVSKLKASYPNYFMSKKKIQLTPDLNVDALLKTIEEKYSKEHPTTIDGVKIDFADSWVHLRKSNTEPIIRIYTEAKSQDEANNLADRFIEELNALANK; from the coding sequence ATGACACTTATAAAATCAATTTCAGGAATACGAGGAACCATAGGCGGGAAAGTAGGGGATAACCTTACACCAATTGATGCCGTAACGTTTGCAGCAGCCTATGGTACTTGGGTAAAACAACAACGAAAAAAAGAGGATTATAGGGTGGTTGTAGGGCGAGATGCGAGGTTGTCTGGCCATATGGTTCAAAGTTTGGTTATGCAAACCTTAGTAGGTATGGGAATTCATGTTATTGATTTGGATTTATCTACAACACCAACAGTTGAAATGGCTGTACCTATGGAACATGCCGATGGTGGTATTATTTTAACGGCAAGCCACAACCCCAAGCAGTGGAATGCTTTAAAGTTATTAAATGCTAAAGGCGAGTTTTTAAATGCCGAAGAAGGTAAGAAAATACTAGAAATAGCAAATTCTAATGATATTGCTTTTGCTGAAGTTAATGATTTAGGCGTTATTACAAAAAATCAAGCCTATTTCGATTTACATATAGAAGAAATTTTAAAACTTGATCTTGTAGATGTTGCCGCTATAAAAAAAGCTAACTTAAAAGTGGTTATAGATGCGGTGAATTCTACAGGAGGAATTGCCATTCCATTACTTTTAGATGCGCTTAATGTGGATTATGTTAAGCTATACTGCGAACCAACAGGGCATTTTCCACATAACCCAGAACCGCTAAAAGAACATTTAACCGATTTATCAGAAGCTGTTGTAAAAGAACATGCCGATTTTGGAATAGTCGTCGATCCAGATGTAGATCGTTTAGCATTTATGGACGAAAACGGCGAGATGTTTGGTGAAGAATATACTCTAGTAGCTTGCGCCGATTATGTGTTAAGTAAAACGCCTGGTAATACGGTTAGCAATATGAGCTCTACGCGTGCCTTGCGAGATATTACCGAAACGCATGGAGGAACATACGAAGCTAGTGCTGTAGGTGAGGTAAATGTGGTGACTATGATGAAGAAAAACAACGCTATAATAGGTGGTGAAGGAAACGGTGGTATTATTTTACCTGAATTGCATTATGGTCGCGATGCTTTGGTTGGGATTGCGTTATTTTTAAGTTTATTAGCCGAGAAAAAAATAGCGGTCAGTAAACTTAAAGCATCGTATCCAAACTACTTTATGAGCAAAAAGAAAATTCAGTTAACACCAGACTTAAATGTAGATGCTCTTTTAAAAACTATTGAAGAAAAATACAGTAAAGAACATCCAACGACTATAGATGGTGTAAAAATAGATTTTGCAGATAGTTGGGTACATTTACGAAAAAGTAATACCGAGCCTATTATAAGAATTTATACCGAAGCTAAATCGCAAGACGAAGCTAATAATTTAGCAGATAGATTTATAGAAGAGCTTAATGCTTTAGCCAATAAATAA
- a CDS encoding lysophospholipid acyltransferase family protein, with product MQFLAYIIIYPFLWLISILPFRILYFISDILYIFLYKIFGYRKKTVKENLKLVFPNKSQVEIQSITSAFYHHLCDMILESIKSMTISEAEMNKRFKFTNIDVINTLGKKNRSIVLMCAHYASWEWIFIMQKHVKHKGYGIYKKLANDYFDRLVKRIRARYNTHLITTKETIPTLIKSKKDGELSISGFASDQSPKAHKAFHWTEFMGIKVPVHTGAEMLAKKLDMAVVFFNVEKVKRGHYQATFKTITETPNEYPDYTITDAFLKLVEKQIYDDPRYYLWTHKRWKHRNKVPKEFQ from the coding sequence ATGCAATTTCTCGCTTACATTATAATTTATCCGTTTTTATGGCTTATTTCTATCCTTCCCTTTAGAATACTTTACTTTATTTCGGACATCCTTTATATTTTCTTATACAAGATTTTTGGGTACCGAAAGAAAACTGTAAAAGAGAACTTAAAATTAGTATTTCCTAATAAGTCGCAGGTAGAAATTCAATCAATAACTAGTGCTTTTTATCATCATTTATGCGATATGATTTTAGAATCGATAAAATCGATGACTATTTCAGAAGCCGAAATGAACAAGCGATTTAAGTTTACTAATATCGACGTTATAAATACGCTTGGCAAAAAAAACCGAAGTATTGTATTAATGTGTGCCCATTATGCAAGTTGGGAATGGATTTTTATTATGCAAAAGCATGTTAAACACAAAGGCTATGGTATTTATAAAAAACTAGCTAACGACTATTTTGACCGTTTAGTTAAGCGTATAAGAGCGAGATATAACACCCATCTTATTACTACCAAAGAGACTATTCCTACACTTATAAAATCGAAAAAAGATGGTGAATTATCTATTAGTGGTTTTGCTTCAGACCAATCTCCAAAAGCACATAAAGCGTTTCATTGGACAGAATTTATGGGTATAAAAGTTCCTGTGCATACTGGTGCCGAAATGTTAGCCAAAAAGTTAGATATGGCTGTTGTATTTTTTAATGTTGAAAAAGTAAAACGAGGTCATTACCAAGCCACCTTTAAAACCATTACCGAAACACCTAATGAGTATCCAGATTATACTATTACCGATGCGTTTTTAAAGTTAGTTGAAAAACAAATTTACGACGATCCTAGATATTATCTTTGGACACACAAACGCTGGAAACACCGCAATAAAGTGCCCAAAGAATTTCAATAA
- a CDS encoding rhomboid family intramembrane serine protease, translating into MSNLSFVTLVLIAANAIISFKGFNDYSFFEKYKFNIGGIRRGEQFRMFSSGFLHVDTTHLFFNMFTLYIFADVVINNMSVINFIIIYLGSLLLGNLLSLYFHKDEFHYSAVGASGAVMGIIYSAILLRPDMDLYMFFIPIPIPSYIFGIGYLLYTIYGMKNQVGNIGHDAHFGGAIGGYAITLLLAPWLFKTNLIMIVLLALPIILLFVLKKMNKI; encoded by the coding sequence ATGAGCAATTTAAGTTTTGTAACACTTGTACTAATAGCTGCCAACGCTATTATTTCTTTCAAAGGATTTAACGATTATAGTTTTTTTGAAAAATACAAGTTTAATATTGGTGGAATAAGACGAGGAGAACAATTTAGAATGTTTAGTAGTGGCTTTTTACATGTAGATACGACACACTTGTTTTTTAACATGTTTACACTTTACATTTTTGCCGATGTGGTTATTAATAACATGTCTGTCATTAATTTTATCATTATCTATTTAGGAAGCTTACTTTTAGGTAATTTGTTGTCGTTATATTTTCATAAAGATGAATTTCATTATAGTGCTGTTGGTGCAAGTGGTGCTGTTATGGGAATTATTTATTCTGCTATTTTACTTCGTCCCGATATGGATTTGTATATGTTTTTTATACCAATACCAATACCGTCATACATTTTTGGTATTGGTTATTTATTGTATACTATTTACGGTATGAAAAATCAAGTAGGTAATATAGGACACGATGCACATTTTGGTGGCGCTATTGGTGGGTACGCTATAACATTGCTGTTAGCACCATGGTTATTTAAAACCAATTTAATTATGATTGTATTGTTAGCCTTACCAATTATATTGCTATTTGTACTTAAAAAAATGAATAAGATATAA
- a CDS encoding TlpA disulfide reductase family protein: protein MLKKIFYISILTLTVVACKKEPKVEGFLINGTIDASENGKKISLYKADRSNQTLLDSTRVVDGKITLDGKVDSPEIYLVAIEGNNQRLPIIVENTQMDLTLYKDSLMASKISGSKENDVFGLLQENMKPIRAKNAELMQEYTEARKNNDSTLMQNIREDFEAFVAKINDKNLAIVKENPDLFIGASFLESMIKSKGIKVAEANEVFNTFTDKVKNSSIGKKLGEDIKNALKTAEGSMAPNFTAPNPEGEMITLNDIKGKVTIIDFWAAWCGPCRKENPNVVKVYNKYHEKGLEIVGVSLDGTPRQKDAKAAWIEAIEKDGLTWHQVSNLQYFNGPVAKQYNISSIPATFILDSEGKIVAKNLRGKALEDKVAELLQ, encoded by the coding sequence ATGTTGAAAAAAATCTTTTACATTAGTATTCTAACTTTAACCGTAGTGGCATGCAAAAAGGAACCAAAGGTTGAAGGATTTCTTATTAATGGAACCATAGACGCTTCTGAAAACGGAAAAAAAATCTCACTTTATAAGGCCGATCGTAGTAACCAAACTCTATTAGACAGCACGAGAGTTGTTGATGGAAAAATTACATTAGACGGTAAAGTAGATTCGCCAGAAATATATTTAGTTGCTATAGAAGGTAATAACCAAAGGTTACCTATAATAGTTGAAAACACTCAGATGGATTTAACGCTTTATAAAGATAGCTTAATGGCTTCTAAGATTAGCGGTAGTAAAGAAAATGACGTATTTGGGTTACTTCAAGAAAACATGAAGCCTATTCGAGCAAAAAACGCTGAATTAATGCAAGAATATACTGAGGCGAGAAAAAATAACGACTCTACTTTAATGCAAAATATTAGAGAAGATTTCGAAGCTTTTGTTGCTAAAATAAACGACAAAAACTTAGCCATTGTAAAAGAAAATCCAGATTTATTTATAGGCGCTTCTTTTTTAGAAAGCATGATAAAATCTAAAGGTATTAAAGTAGCCGAGGCTAATGAAGTTTTCAATACTTTTACCGATAAAGTTAAGAATAGTTCTATTGGTAAAAAACTTGGCGAAGACATTAAAAACGCTTTAAAAACTGCCGAAGGAAGTATGGCGCCTAACTTTACTGCGCCAAATCCAGAGGGAGAAATGATTACTTTAAACGATATTAAAGGAAAAGTGACTATTATAGATTTTTGGGCGGCTTGGTGTGGCCCTTGTAGAAAAGAAAATCCTAATGTGGTAAAAGTTTACAATAAATACCACGAAAAAGGATTAGAAATTGTAGGAGTGTCGTTAGACGGTACACCTAGACAAAAAGATGCCAAAGCAGCATGGATTGAAGCTATTGAAAAAGACGGTTTAACTTGGCATCAAGTTTCCAACTTACAATACTTTAACGGACCAGTTGCTAAGCAATATAACATAAGCTCTATTCCTGCTACATTTATTTTAGATTCTGAGGGTAAAATTGTAGCTAAAAACCTAAGAGGAAAAGCCTTAGAAGATAAAGTAGCTGAGCTACTACAATAA
- the mnmE gene encoding tRNA uridine-5-carboxymethylaminomethyl(34) synthesis GTPase MnmE — MVNNDTIIALATPSGAGAIAVLRVSGKDAITISSKLFKSIHGKKLTQQKTHTIHLGHIVDGKKELDEVLVSVFKNPQSYTGEDVVEISCHGSPYIQQEILQLFLRNGCRMADAGEFTLRAFLNGKLDLSQAEAVADLISSDNEASHKIAMQQMRGGFSSEIAKLREELLNFASLIELELDFAEEDVEFADRTQFKALVDRISFVLKRLIDSFAVGNVIKNGIPVAIVGEPNVGKSTLLNALLNEERAIVSDIAGTTRDTIEDEISIGGIGFRFIDTAGIRETEDKVESIGIKKTFEKIEQSQVTVYLFDSSNSISNLEQVKLEIEKIKNKYPQKPLLVIANKIDTLDDTQLAKLQNEIENVHLLSAKTGFGVESLTDSLLDLINQGALRNNETIITNTRHYDALLKALEEIKKVSEGIDEGLSGDLMAIDIRQALYHLGEITGQVTNDELLGNIFANFCIGK, encoded by the coding sequence ATGGTAAATAACGATACAATAATTGCATTAGCCACACCTTCTGGAGCAGGTGCTATTGCTGTTTTAAGAGTCTCAGGAAAGGATGCTATAACAATAAGTTCGAAACTTTTTAAATCGATACATGGAAAGAAATTAACTCAACAAAAAACCCATACCATACATTTAGGGCATATTGTTGATGGTAAAAAAGAGCTAGATGAAGTTTTAGTTTCAGTATTTAAAAATCCACAATCTTATACAGGTGAGGATGTTGTAGAAATTAGTTGCCATGGTTCGCCATACATACAGCAGGAAATTTTGCAATTATTTTTACGTAATGGATGTAGAATGGCCGATGCAGGAGAATTTACTTTACGCGCCTTTTTAAATGGAAAGTTAGATTTAAGTCAAGCAGAAGCAGTAGCTGATTTAATTAGTAGCGATAACGAAGCATCACACAAAATTGCTATGCAACAAATGCGTGGTGGATTTTCAAGTGAAATTGCTAAACTGCGAGAAGAGTTGCTAAATTTTGCCTCGTTAATAGAATTGGAACTAGATTTTGCAGAAGAAGATGTCGAGTTTGCCGATAGAACACAATTTAAAGCACTTGTAGACCGTATAAGTTTTGTGTTAAAACGGTTAATCGATTCGTTTGCTGTAGGAAACGTTATTAAAAATGGTATTCCTGTGGCCATTGTTGGTGAGCCTAATGTAGGTAAATCAACGTTATTAAACGCGCTACTAAACGAAGAGCGTGCCATTGTAAGCGATATTGCAGGAACCACAAGAGATACTATTGAAGATGAAATATCTATAGGAGGAATTGGGTTTCGTTTTATTGATACCGCAGGAATACGGGAAACTGAAGATAAAGTTGAAAGTATTGGTATAAAAAAGACGTTCGAAAAAATAGAACAATCGCAAGTAACGGTATATTTATTTGATAGCTCAAATAGTATTTCAAATTTAGAACAAGTCAAGTTAGAGATTGAAAAAATAAAGAATAAATATCCACAGAAGCCTCTGTTGGTTATAGCCAATAAAATAGATACGTTAGACGACACTCAATTAGCAAAACTTCAAAATGAGATTGAAAACGTACATTTACTTTCTGCTAAAACAGGATTTGGAGTTGAAAGCTTAACAGATAGCTTATTAGATTTAATTAACCAAGGAGCCTTACGAAATAACGAAACTATCATTACGAATACGCGACATTATGATGCGCTATTAAAAGCTTTAGAAGAGATTAAAAAAGTGAGCGAAGGTATTGATGAAGGGTTGTCTGGCGATTTAATGGCAATTGATATTAGGCAAGCACTATATCACCTAGGTGAAATAACAGGCCAAGTAACTAATGATGAGTTACTTGGGAATATTTTTGCTAACTTTTGTATCGGGAAGTAG
- a CDS encoding helix-turn-helix domain-containing protein: MTPNNPHNSFLSEAKSLVLDQISNEQFGVSELAEAMHMSRSNLLRKIKKHTGLSASRFIREIRLQKAAELLLKTDMTASEVSFEVGFGNPSYFTKCYREYFGYPPGETKSRASDISDTTGNDNTDHTESKTRYKIYIAVAAVALIATLAFFRNELFSTSSAETLEKSVAFLPFKNLSEDPNNLYFINGIMEASLTNLQKIEDVRVISRTSTEKYRNQSATVTQIGEELKVSYLVEGSGQKIDNAVLLNIQLIDVANDKPIWSEQYQYELKDVFTLQNTVAKKIALAIEANITPDELKIINKKPTDNLLAYDYYLKGLEAQQKKTAESLLKAIDYFNQAIAEDQEYANAYAQIAISYFFLEMYKPEKEFLEQLNENADKALLYDSTSELSLIAKAVYYIGIREYRLAIPHLEKALDYNPNASIAVLILSDLYARAMPNTSKYLSYALKGMQLEVNANDSISQSYLYLHLSNALVQTGFAKEAVQYINRSLDFNPNNEHSPYLKRFIEYANDKNMEHLITRLEAEWKKDTSRVDITQELGKLYYFQENYEQAYFYYHRYKELQLDKVDLYPQENLKIGLVFKEMGYDKKASEYFEAYDAYCKADESIYQPASLAMQLIYQGNYDGAIAKLNEFSQESNFQYWMVLFLEKDPLLKRLKSHPEYDVTISKIKQQFWNQHHELRITLEKNNLI; the protein is encoded by the coding sequence ATGACACCAAATAATCCTCATAATTCCTTTTTATCTGAAGCTAAATCTTTGGTTTTAGATCAGATTTCCAATGAACAATTTGGGGTTTCAGAATTGGCAGAAGCTATGCACATGAGCCGTTCTAATCTCCTCAGAAAAATTAAAAAGCATACCGGTTTATCTGCGAGTCGATTTATTAGAGAAATTCGATTGCAAAAAGCAGCCGAATTACTATTAAAAACAGACATGACCGCTTCTGAAGTCTCATTCGAAGTTGGATTTGGCAATCCTTCCTATTTTACCAAATGTTACCGAGAATACTTTGGCTATCCGCCTGGAGAGACCAAAAGTAGAGCATCTGACATAAGTGACACCACCGGTAATGACAATACAGATCATACTGAATCTAAAACTAGATATAAAATTTATATCGCTGTTGCTGCAGTTGCCCTCATTGCCACACTCGCTTTTTTTAGAAATGAACTTTTTTCTACATCCTCGGCAGAGACCTTGGAGAAATCGGTAGCCTTTCTCCCTTTTAAAAATCTAAGTGAAGACCCTAATAACCTCTATTTCATTAACGGTATTATGGAGGCTTCGCTAACTAATCTTCAAAAAATTGAAGATGTAAGAGTTATTAGTAGAACATCAACTGAAAAATACAGAAATCAATCTGCTACAGTTACTCAAATTGGGGAAGAACTAAAAGTAAGTTATTTGGTTGAAGGTAGTGGTCAGAAAATTGATAATGCTGTTCTACTTAATATTCAACTTATTGATGTTGCCAACGATAAACCCATTTGGTCAGAACAATATCAATATGAACTCAAAGACGTATTTACCCTTCAAAATACAGTAGCTAAAAAAATTGCACTAGCCATTGAAGCCAATATTACTCCTGATGAATTAAAAATTATTAACAAAAAACCTACAGATAATCTACTGGCCTATGATTATTATTTGAAAGGACTGGAAGCACAGCAAAAAAAAACGGCAGAAAGTTTGCTAAAAGCTATAGATTACTTCAATCAGGCAATTGCAGAAGACCAAGAGTATGCTAATGCCTATGCCCAAATTGCTATTTCTTATTTTTTTCTGGAAATGTACAAACCAGAAAAAGAGTTTTTAGAACAGCTTAATGAAAATGCGGATAAGGCCTTGCTCTATGATTCTACTTCTGAGTTGTCTTTGATAGCCAAAGCAGTTTACTACATTGGTATTCGTGAATATCGTCTAGCTATTCCTCATTTGGAAAAAGCCTTAGACTACAACCCCAATGCTTCAATAGCTGTTTTAATTTTATCAGACTTGTATGCACGAGCCATGCCCAATACTTCAAAATATCTTTCCTATGCCTTAAAGGGAATGCAATTGGAAGTGAACGCAAATGATTCAATTTCACAAAGCTATTTGTACCTTCATCTGAGCAACGCTTTAGTGCAAACGGGTTTTGCCAAAGAGGCAGTACAATACATCAACCGATCGTTAGACTTTAATCCTAATAATGAGCATTCGCCTTATTTGAAAAGGTTTATTGAGTACGCGAATGATAAAAATATGGAACATCTCATTACTCGTTTAGAAGCTGAATGGAAAAAAGATACCTCTCGAGTTGATATTACTCAAGAATTAGGAAAGCTCTATTATTTTCAGGAAAATTATGAACAGGCTTATTTTTATTATCATAGATATAAAGAATTACAACTCGATAAAGTAGATTTGTATCCTCAGGAGAACTTAAAGATCGGTCTGGTATTTAAAGAAATGGGGTATGACAAAAAAGCCTCTGAATATTTTGAAGCCTATGATGCTTATTGCAAAGCAGACGAATCTATTTATCAACCTGCAAGTTTGGCCATGCAACTCATTTATCAAGGCAATTATGATGGAGCGATAGCCAAATTAAATGAATTTAGTCAAGAGTCTAATTTTCAATATTGGATGGTTTTATTTTTAGAAAAAGATCCTTTACTCAAAAGGTTGAAATCTCATCCTGAATATGACGTCACCATATCTAAGATAAAACAACAGTTTTGGAACCAACATCATGAGCTAAGAATTACATTAGAGAAAAACAATTTGATCTAG
- a CDS encoding ankyrin repeat domain-containing protein, giving the protein MRNSFKIQSKLMVLFIATAITIMSCAKQKESKSNQTNLEVSEVVKPNKDIHEAIISNNLEVVKQHAKAKEDINKIEAMSGSSPLITAVTFNRPKMVEVLVKAGADLSIQNNDGSSALHTAAFFGRVEMVKTLLEAGANKTLKNNFGATPRETVLGDFAQMKPIYEMLTQQLQPMGFTLDLAEVEKARPVVAMMLQ; this is encoded by the coding sequence ATGAGAAATTCATTCAAAATTCAATCAAAATTAATGGTATTATTTATTGCGACTGCAATTACAATAATGTCATGTGCCAAACAAAAAGAATCAAAATCAAACCAGACAAACTTAGAAGTATCTGAAGTGGTAAAACCAAATAAGGATATCCACGAAGCTATCATCAGTAATAATTTAGAGGTTGTAAAACAGCATGCAAAGGCAAAGGAGGACATCAACAAAATTGAAGCCATGAGCGGTTCTTCACCTTTAATAACGGCCGTTACTTTTAACAGACCTAAAATGGTTGAAGTTTTAGTAAAAGCAGGAGCTGATTTATCCATTCAAAACAACGATGGTTCTTCTGCTTTGCATACAGCAGCGTTTTTTGGAAGAGTAGAAATGGTGAAAACATTACTGGAAGCAGGAGCAAACAAAACTTTAAAGAACAACTTCGGTGCAACACCTAGAGAAACGGTTTTGGGTGATTTTGCACAAATGAAACCTATTTACGAAATGCTTACCCAACAATTACAACCAATGGGATTCACTTTAGATCTTGCTGAAGTTGAAAAAGCAAGACCTGTGGTAGCAATGATGCTTCAATAA
- a CDS encoding acyltransferase family protein: MKTERRHDIDWLRVIAIALLLMYHIAIIFQPWAMFIAFIRSDEMSTALWQPMTMLNVWRIPILFYVSGMGVYFAMRKRSSLALIKERARRILVPFLFGFLAITPLHMFVFQDYYNMGLSYYPHMGHLWFLGNIFVYVLICLPVFYAVKNNKASRLIAVFNKLIKNPIGLLSVNILFIAEVVWLQPKPFSMYAETLHGFMLGLFAFLLGFLFMNSGKVFWKTIAKWKWGYLFLAVVLYIIRFKMFATEGLPYITVIEMNSWIFSIFGFCYRYLNKPSRLLSYLSTAAYPVYIIHMIVMYLAAKFILPFHFPAFLSFVLITLVTFAGCYLIYEFIIRRVFWLRPLFGLKLKPTKLKMNSKEDIMINLD, encoded by the coding sequence ATGAAAACCGAAAGACGTCACGACATAGATTGGTTAAGAGTCATTGCTATTGCCTTATTATTAATGTATCATATAGCTATTATATTTCAACCTTGGGCCATGTTTATTGCGTTCATAAGAAGTGATGAAATGTCTACAGCATTATGGCAACCCATGACGATGTTGAACGTTTGGCGTATTCCCATTCTATTTTATGTGTCTGGAATGGGCGTGTATTTTGCAATGAGAAAAAGAAGTAGTTTAGCCTTAATAAAAGAACGTGCAAGAAGAATTTTGGTGCCGTTTCTATTCGGGTTTCTAGCTATTACACCGCTGCACATGTTTGTTTTTCAGGACTATTATAACATGGGCTTAAGTTATTATCCTCATATGGGGCACTTATGGTTTTTAGGAAACATATTTGTGTATGTGCTTATTTGTTTACCTGTGTTTTATGCTGTAAAAAACAACAAGGCATCAAGACTAATAGCGGTATTCAATAAGTTGATTAAAAACCCAATAGGTTTATTGTCGGTAAACATTCTTTTCATTGCAGAAGTAGTATGGTTACAACCAAAACCTTTTTCAATGTATGCAGAAACTTTACATGGGTTTATGTTAGGGTTGTTTGCCTTTTTACTAGGGTTTTTATTCATGAATTCCGGTAAAGTATTCTGGAAAACCATTGCAAAATGGAAATGGGGCTATTTGTTTTTAGCTGTAGTGCTCTACATTATTCGATTTAAAATGTTTGCTACAGAAGGATTACCGTATATTACAGTAATTGAAATGAATAGCTGGATTTTTAGCATCTTCGGATTCTGCTATCGTTATTTAAATAAACCAAGTAGGTTGTTATCGTATTTAAGTACAGCAGCATATCCTGTGTATATCATTCATATGATTGTAATGTATTTGGCAGCCAAATTTATATTGCCTTTTCATTTTCCTGCTTTCCTATCTTTTGTGTTAATAACCTTGGTGACCTTTGCAGGATGTTACTTGATATATGAATTTATTATTCGAAGAGTTTTTTGGTTACGTCCGTTATTCGGATTAAAGTTAAAACCAACCAAATTAAAAATGAACTCGAAAGAGGATATTATGATTAATTTAGACTAA
- a CDS encoding DUF6090 family protein: MKIFRAKRSEKLRDKRFKSYLQYAAGEIFLVVIGILIAVQINGLAQSKKENEELREYLVKIKSHTKEDRIVLDSLEGFRSSVGELCKKARRAILNDKEKERMFIMLGGSTAFFDYYFVSNSDGYEALKNSNHYGKINNTRLDSLLTRYHRLVGEIAQNEKSYNEYLNSQENYLSTQYDRTLFLAYAFIPQDSLKKLATPMADYYKAIDEYTSLPPFRNVINLASYQFDWIVDAYGNLKDTGEEVNKEIDVWLQ; this comes from the coding sequence ATGAAAATATTTAGAGCTAAAAGAAGCGAGAAATTAAGAGATAAAAGGTTTAAAAGCTATTTACAATATGCCGCTGGTGAAATATTTTTAGTAGTTATAGGTATTTTAATTGCGGTACAAATAAATGGCTTAGCACAATCGAAGAAAGAAAATGAAGAGTTGAGAGAATATTTAGTAAAAATTAAATCACATACCAAAGAAGATAGAATTGTTCTTGATTCTTTAGAGGGGTTTAGATCTTCTGTTGGTGAACTATGCAAAAAAGCGAGGAGAGCGATTTTAAATGACAAAGAAAAGGAACGTATGTTTATTATGTTAGGTGGCTCCACGGCATTTTTTGACTATTATTTTGTTTCTAATTCAGATGGTTATGAAGCCCTTAAAAATTCAAATCATTATGGTAAAATCAATAACACGAGGTTAGATTCTTTGCTAACAAGATATCATCGTTTGGTTGGTGAAATTGCTCAGAATGAAAAAAGCTATAATGAGTATTTAAATAGTCAGGAAAATTACCTTTCTACTCAATACGATAGAACCTTATTCTTGGCTTATGCGTTCATCCCTCAAGATTCGCTAAAGAAGTTGGCAACTCCTATGGCGGATTATTATAAAGCCATTGATGAGTATACGTCGCTACCTCCGTTTAGAAATGTTATTAATTTGGCATCATACCAATTTGATTGGATTGTAGATGCTTATGGAAATTTAAAAGACACTGGCGAAGAAGTTAATAAAGAAATCGATGTGTGGTTACAATAA